A single window of Myxocyprinus asiaticus isolate MX2 ecotype Aquarium Trade chromosome 34, UBuf_Myxa_2, whole genome shotgun sequence DNA harbors:
- the LOC127425703 gene encoding glycoprotein endo-alpha-1,2-mannosidase-like protein, with product MNRLRRKACVALLLFTLFIFGTMMGLRTLKPTDGFSDLAPGMELMPLVGERMDQRPNHVVESAGQTGVGSDTKIVFSNSGPEHSIFYDIHIFYYLWYGSPQMDGSYIHWDHVLVPHWDPKIAASHPKGRHSPPDDIASSYYPELGPYSSKDPDVIESHMAQIEAAAAGVVVLSWYPPGVADEHGKPSEDLVPAVMDAAHRHSIKVAFHLQPYKGRTDLSMHDNIKYIIDKYGEHGAFYRFKSSTGKILPLFYVYDSYLTPSEAWAELLTAQGSHSLRGTPYDGIFIALIVEERHKHDILSGGFDGMYTYFASNGFSFGSSHQNWKAIKAFCNKNNLLFVPSAGPGYMDTAVRPWNNHNTRNRVNGRYYETSLQATMSVRPDIITITSFNEWHEGTQIEKAMPKKTVTRLYLDYKPHQPDYYLELTRKWAEHFSKEKEQWLM from the exons ATGAACAGGTTACGCAGGAAAGCGTGCGTGGCTCTTCTATTGTTCACCCTGTTCATTTTTGGCACCATGATGGGCCTACGAACCCTGAAGCCCACTGATGGTTTCTCAGATCTTGCTCCGGGAATGGAGTTGATGCCTTTAGTGGGAGAGAGAATGGACCAGAGACCCAATCATGTAGTCGAATCAGCTGGTCAAACTGGTGTTGGAAGCGACACCAAGATAGTCTTCTCCAACTCTGGGCCTGAACACAGCATATTCTATGACATTCACATCTTCTATTATTTATGGTATGGCTCGCCACAGATGGATGGGAGTTATATACACTGGGACCACGTATTGGTACCACACTGGGACCCGAAAATAGCTGCAAGTCACCCTAAAGGACGACACAGTCCGCCAGACGACATTGCGTCCAGTTATTACCCAGAACTTGGACCCTATAGCTCCAAGGATCCAGATGTTATTGAGTCCCACATGGCACAAATCGAAGCTGCAGCTGCAG GTGTGGTGGTTCTGTCCTGGTACCCGCCTGGTGTGGCAGATGAACATGGTAAACCCTCAGAAGATCTAGTGCCAGCTGTTATGGATGCTGCCCATAGACACAGCATCAAG GTTGCGTTCCACCTTCAGCCCTACAAAGGCCGGACTGACCTCAGCATGCATGACAACATCAAATACATCATTGACAA ATATGGGGAACATGGTGCTTTCTACAGATTCAAGTCAAGCACTGGTAAGATTCTTCCACTCTTCTATGTGTACGACTCGTACCTTACACCTTCTGAGGCCTGGGCTGAGCTGCTCACTGCTCAAGGGTCTCACAGTCTCCGTGGAACTCCTTATGATGGCATCTTCATCGCTCTCATCGTGGAAGAGCGTCACAAGCACGACATCCTGTCCGGTGGTTTTGACGGCATGTACACCTACTTTGCTTCCAACGGTTTCTCCTTTGGATCTTCTCACCAGAACTGGAAAGCAATCAAGGCTTTCTGCAACAAGAACAACTTGCTTTTTGTGCCGAGCGCTGGGCCTGGTTATATGGACACCGCCGTTCGGCCATGGAACAATCACAACACACGCAACAGAGTAAATGGAAGATATTACGAGACCTCTTTGCAAGCGACAATGTCCGTAAGACCTGATATCATCACAATAACATCGTTTAATGAGTGGCACGAGGGAACTCAGATTGAAAAGGCCATGCCTAAGAAGACTGTGACTCGTCTGTATTTGGACTATAAACCTCATCAACCAGACTATTACCTGGAGCTCACGAGGAAGTGGGCGGAGCATTTTAGTAAAGAAAAAGAGCAGTGGCTTATGTGA